The DNA region GTGAAGGGCCTTTCTGGAAGCATGAAGCGGGCCCAGGATATGAAGGTGCCTGTGATCCTTTATGACCGCAAGATGAACGACGTGGAATTTACGGCGTTCATGGGTGCAGACAATTACGCCATCGGAAACATGATGGGGGAGTTTGCGGCGGCTCAGTTGAAGGGCAAGGGAAACATTGCCGAAATCGGTGGCCTCAAGGGTTCTTCGCCGGCTAAGGAGCGCCATCAGGGTTTTGCGGATGCCATCAAGAAATATCCTGATTTGAAAATCGTAGGTTACGCTGAGGGCGACTGGAAGGAAGAATCCGGTGCCAAGGCCATGGAGGAAATCCTCAAGTATTATGATGGCCCCATCGACCTGGTTTTTGGGGATAACGACCGCATGGCCCTGGGGGCTCGCAAGGTGCTTTCGTCCCGCGGGCAGTTGGACGGACAGAAAAATGAAGTTCTGTATTTGGGTGTGGACGCCCTGCCTATTTCCGATGGCGGTATGGAAAATGTCCGTGATGGTCTGCTGATCGCTTCAGGCATTTACCCCACCTGTGGTGATGAGCTGATTGACCTTGCCCTGAAGATTCTTCGTGGGGAGCCTTACGAAAAGAACAATGTACTGGAAACCAGCATTGTTACCAAGGAAAATGCCAATGTTTTGCTGCTTCAGTACCGCGAAGTCAAGAAAAGAGCGGGCTATATTGCCAAGATGCACAACCTGGTTGGCAAAATCAAGGATGAATCGGAAACTCAAACCATGCTTAGCATTGCCATGTGCCTTTTCACAGGCGTTGTTTTCGTTTTCTTGATCCTGATTATTCATGCAAATCGTATAAAAGACTGCCTGAATGAGGAACTTCGCCAGAAAAATGACGAACTGATCCGCAAAAATGAGGAACTTGATGCTGAAAAGGCCTGCGTGGAACAGCAAAGAGACCAACTTGAGGAACAAAGAGACCAACTTTTGGACGCTACGACCCAAACTTTGACCGAAAATCAGCCGACTGAACCGGAAAAGTCCATAGAAACCCCTCAAAAGAATGAATTTATGGAGAAATTCCTGTCCTGTGTGGATGAAAAGCTGGACAGCCCCACTCTTTCCGTAGAGGATATTAGCCAGGAAATGTGCGTTTCTCGCGTTCAGCTGTACCGCAAGGTGAAAAGTTTGGCCCAGAAGTCCCCTGTGGAGATTATCCGCGAGCGTCGTCTGCAACGGGCCAGTGAGCTTTTGCAGGATCCGAGCCTTAGTAT from Fibrobacter sp. includes:
- a CDS encoding substrate-binding domain-containing protein, with protein sequence MKKFFWALFVAFACAILLGCGSHDRKYVIGISQCSLTDWRYQLKDELVLASYFNEDVEIRMAFADDDDVQQSRQIDSLLDTGLDILIVSPNQVKGLSGSMKRAQDMKVPVILYDRKMNDVEFTAFMGADNYAIGNMMGEFAAAQLKGKGNIAEIGGLKGSSPAKERHQGFADAIKKYPDLKIVGYAEGDWKEESGAKAMEEILKYYDGPIDLVFGDNDRMALGARKVLSSRGQLDGQKNEVLYLGVDALPISDGGMENVRDGLLIASGIYPTCGDELIDLALKILRGEPYEKNNVLETSIVTKENANVLLLQYREVKKRAGYIAKMHNLVGKIKDESETQTMLSIAMCLFTGVVFVFLILIIHANRIKDCLNEELRQKNDELIRKNEELDAEKACVEQQRDQLEEQRDQLLDATTQTLTENQPTEPEKSIETPQKNEFMEKFLSCVDEKLDSPTLSVEDISQEMCVSRVQLYRKVKSLAQKSPVEIIRERRLQRASELLQDPSLSISEVAYRVGFSAPSYFTKCYKEFFGKNPRS